The following are from one region of the Juglans regia cultivar Chandler chromosome 10, Walnut 2.0, whole genome shotgun sequence genome:
- the LOC108994956 gene encoding uncharacterized protein LOC108994956: protein MKANKWLLDLDRTFEISGCTEEQKVQYVGHLLQGEAGIWWDTKRQLLTRELGNITILTWERFKEEFDNRFFPESMKIQKYAAKFMELERFAPHLIATEKMQAQKFQAGLNPRIRSYVAGFCIHNFQEMVNVVAIAEAEQRNVTA, encoded by the exons ATGAAAGCTAACAAATGGTTATTAGATCTCGACAGGACCTTCGAGATCAGCGGCTGTACTGAGGAACAGAAGGTACAGTACGTGGGGCACCTGTTGCAGGGTGAAGCTGGAATTTGGTGGGACACCAAGAGGCAGCTGCTGACTAGAGAATTGGGAAATATCACCATTTTGACTTGGGAGAGGTTTAAGGAGGAATTTGACAATCGTTTTTTCCCAGAGTCAATGAAGATCCAGAAG TACGCTGCAAAGTTTATGGAGCTGGAAAGGTTTGCCCCACACTTGATTGCTACTGAGAAAATGCAAGCTCAGAAGTTTCAAGCAGGGCTGAATCCTAGAATTCGCAGTTATGTGGCTGGATTCTGCATCCACAACTTCCAAGAGATGGTTAATGTGGTTGCAATAGCTGAGGCGGAACAGCGAAATGTGACTGCTTAG